In Halobaculum magnesiiphilum, the following proteins share a genomic window:
- a CDS encoding branched-chain amino acid ABC transporter permease — MVLAFAAYPGVYALLVNSGLSAEVVALLPRIETLVVVLFFALFAMSFDFISGYTGYLSFGHAAFYGTGAYLVALAANGKIPLLGPETPFMLLLVLAGVAAAALALAIGSVSFRLSGVYFAMITLGFSQVLYVFVRDWDFVSSAPRDGVAVTGTFEGFRIGVPGVDGLSVAIGQLTGDSIEGLFGFINLSPTEVSFYAIGAVVLVCYLAMQRLVHSPFGRTLIAIRENEERARAIGYNTYAYKLGAFVVSGFFAGIAGALFVGFRRSVTPESGFYFLVAGDALLVSIIGGFGTLAGPLYGELFDATVREFLSKVGGGGGLLPYLRANVGDATLATEIYNGLTVAEAIDTFLNGHAALYVGLLFVLFVLYVPNGLLGTARDRMGGTLAKAVPRRLRRWFDG, encoded by the coding sequence GTGGTACTCGCGTTCGCCGCCTATCCCGGCGTGTACGCGCTGCTCGTGAACTCCGGGCTGTCGGCCGAGGTCGTCGCGCTGTTGCCGCGGATCGAGACGCTCGTCGTCGTGTTGTTCTTCGCGCTCTTTGCGATGTCGTTCGACTTCATCAGCGGCTACACGGGCTACCTCTCGTTCGGCCACGCGGCGTTCTACGGCACCGGCGCCTACCTCGTCGCGCTCGCGGCCAACGGGAAGATCCCGCTGTTGGGTCCGGAAACGCCGTTCATGCTCCTGCTCGTGCTCGCTGGCGTCGCCGCCGCGGCGCTGGCGCTCGCCATCGGGAGCGTGTCGTTCCGCCTGTCGGGCGTCTACTTCGCGATGATCACCCTCGGGTTCTCGCAGGTGCTCTACGTGTTCGTGCGCGACTGGGACTTCGTCTCCTCGGCGCCGCGCGACGGCGTCGCGGTGACGGGCACGTTCGAGGGGTTCCGGATCGGCGTCCCCGGCGTCGACGGGCTCTCGGTCGCGATCGGACAGCTCACGGGCGATTCGATCGAGGGGCTGTTCGGCTTCATCAATCTCTCGCCCACCGAGGTGTCCTTTTACGCCATCGGGGCCGTGGTGCTCGTGTGTTACCTCGCGATGCAGCGGCTCGTCCACTCGCCGTTCGGGCGGACGCTGATCGCGATCCGCGAGAACGAGGAGCGCGCCCGGGCGATCGGCTACAACACCTACGCGTACAAGCTCGGCGCGTTCGTCGTCTCCGGCTTCTTCGCCGGGATCGCCGGCGCGCTGTTCGTCGGGTTCCGGCGCTCGGTGACGCCCGAGAGCGGGTTCTACTTCCTCGTCGCCGGCGACGCGCTGTTGGTGTCGATCATCGGCGGCTTCGGCACGCTCGCCGGGCCGCTGTACGGCGAGCTGTTCGACGCTACCGTCCGCGAGTTCCTCTCCAAGGTGGGCGGCGGGGGCGGCTTGTTACCGTACCTCCGCGCGAACGTCGGCGACGCGACGCTCGCGACCGAGATCTACAACGGACTCACGGTCGCCGAGGCTATCGACACGTTCCTGAACGGGCACGCCGCGCTGTACGTTGGCCTGCTGTTCGTCCTGTTCGTGTTGTACGTCCCGAACGGCCTGCTCGGCACCGCCCGCGACCGCATGGGCGGCACGCTAGCGAAGGCCGTTCCTCGTCGCCTCCGGCGGTGGTTCGATGGCTGA
- a CDS encoding ABC transporter substrate-binding protein, with the protein MSERITRRRTLAALGATGIAGLAGCAGGNGGDGTETDGDTAAADTETSDDMDGTTTGSSSGASGTVKIGVLQPISGDLQYYGQQSLWGFSCGLAYKAGVEPAVTAETGSQTVTVGDVDYELYIRDTQFSADTAQTLATNLVTDQEVDMLFGCASSGAASRVSTTVAQQAGVPYMAGPAASASLTGDSETCADNVFRASENTAMDARSGGKYVAQESDVSRVFLFGADYSFGRAVVNNYEQVLTNEGVEIVGKRFVPQGYSEWEGLLDNAVEAGAEGIVGGFTVATLPNLFTTYLQGDYDFTVFGGFATAITNNVVGGLLQNQLGEPLTEEKLDGLGVGPFTTRYHWNQYDNEINSAFVDGYVNAYGRVPDLFTSGTFTAASAIVQGVEEGGSTEGADIAEALRGMTVAETPKGTDAYTFQEYNNQARSEMTVANVVPTADEWSDTWGAAVQPSDPVARIAAEETTIPADGDDMTCSL; encoded by the coding sequence ATGAGTGAGCGTATCACACGACGCCGGACGCTGGCCGCGCTGGGTGCGACGGGCATCGCGGGTTTAGCCGGCTGTGCCGGCGGGAACGGCGGCGACGGAACCGAAACCGACGGAGATACCGCGGCGGCGGACACGGAGACGAGCGACGACATGGACGGGACAACGACGGGAAGTTCGAGCGGGGCGTCCGGGACGGTGAAGATCGGTGTGCTGCAGCCCATCTCGGGCGACCTCCAGTACTACGGCCAACAGTCGCTGTGGGGCTTCTCCTGCGGGCTCGCGTACAAGGCCGGAGTCGAGCCGGCGGTGACCGCCGAGACAGGCAGCCAGACAGTCACCGTGGGCGACGTGGACTACGAGCTGTACATCCGCGACACGCAGTTCTCGGCGGACACCGCCCAGACGCTCGCCACGAATCTCGTCACCGACCAGGAGGTGGACATGCTGTTCGGCTGCGCCTCCTCGGGGGCCGCCAGCCGCGTGAGCACGACGGTCGCCCAGCAGGCCGGCGTCCCGTACATGGCCGGGCCGGCCGCGTCGGCGTCGCTCACCGGCGACTCGGAGACGTGCGCCGACAACGTCTTCCGCGCCTCGGAGAACACGGCGATGGACGCGCGCTCGGGCGGGAAGTACGTCGCCCAGGAGTCGGACGTGTCGCGGGTGTTCCTGTTCGGCGCCGACTACTCGTTCGGCCGCGCCGTCGTCAACAACTACGAGCAGGTGCTCACGAACGAGGGAGTCGAGATCGTCGGCAAGCGGTTCGTCCCGCAGGGGTACAGCGAGTGGGAGGGGCTGCTCGACAACGCCGTCGAGGCGGGCGCCGAGGGGATCGTCGGCGGGTTCACCGTCGCGACGCTCCCGAACCTGTTCACGACGTACCTCCAGGGCGATTACGACTTCACCGTGTTCGGCGGCTTCGCGACCGCGATCACGAACAACGTCGTCGGCGGCCTGCTCCAGAACCAGCTCGGCGAGCCGCTCACCGAGGAGAAGCTCGACGGCCTCGGCGTCGGGCCGTTCACCACCCGGTACCACTGGAACCAGTACGATAACGAGATCAACTCGGCGTTCGTCGACGGCTACGTGAACGCCTACGGGCGGGTGCCGGACCTGTTCACGTCGGGGACGTTCACGGCGGCCTCCGCGATCGTGCAGGGCGTCGAGGAGGGCGGCTCGACCGAGGGCGCCGACATCGCCGAGGCGCTGCGCGGGATGACCGTCGCGGAGACGCCGAAGGGGACTGACGCCTACACCTTCCAGGAGTACAACAACCAGGCCCGCTCGGAGATGACTGTCGCGAACGTCGTCCCCACGGCCGACGAGTGGAGTGACACCTGGGGAGCGGCCGTCCAGCCGAGCGACCCCGTCGCGCGCATCGCGGCCGAGGAAACGACGATCCCGGCCGACGGCGACGACATGACCTGCTCGCTGTAG
- a CDS encoding branched-chain amino acid ABC transporter permease: MSAIAQVMASLAPVASLASLASVGTALPLQFADALIEFLSPTTLADVIVRGIAEASLYVMIAAGLTLVFGLMGVLNFAHGSLTMLGAYLGGLVLVTVVAQSTGGAGRLLAFGVAVVVAFGALAALGGGVEIGLVRPIYDRPPLYQILLTFGVTLVLDELARIVVLFYGLQPTTVWQDVLGTKPAFLADSLGVAGVSASGLELFHILFGVATVVGVHLFLTRTRYGLFVRAGGEDSEMLSALGVDVNRVFTVVFALGTGIAGAAGVLLAWDPSWGASVPLAAETLLPAFVVVIVGGLGTFRGTVVAALIVGLVDSSMTWWFQNFVDFTGLPEMVVFLVLVITLIVKPQGLYGVSEVGGH, translated from the coding sequence ATGAGCGCGATCGCTCAGGTGATGGCATCGCTGGCTCCGGTGGCGTCGCTGGCCTCGCTCGCGTCCGTCGGGACGGCGCTCCCCCTGCAGTTCGCGGACGCGTTGATCGAGTTCCTCTCGCCGACGACGCTCGCGGACGTGATCGTCCGCGGGATCGCCGAGGCGAGCCTCTACGTGATGATCGCCGCCGGCCTGACGCTCGTGTTCGGGCTGATGGGCGTGCTCAACTTCGCCCACGGGTCGTTGACGATGCTCGGCGCGTACCTCGGCGGGCTGGTGCTCGTGACCGTAGTCGCGCAGTCGACCGGCGGGGCCGGGCGGCTGCTCGCGTTCGGCGTCGCCGTCGTCGTCGCCTTCGGTGCCCTCGCAGCCCTCGGCGGCGGTGTGGAGATCGGGCTCGTCAGACCGATCTACGACCGGCCGCCGCTGTATCAGATCCTACTCACCTTCGGCGTGACGCTGGTACTCGACGAGCTGGCGCGCATCGTCGTGCTGTTCTACGGGTTGCAGCCGACGACCGTCTGGCAGGACGTCCTCGGGACGAAGCCGGCGTTCCTCGCCGACTCACTCGGCGTCGCCGGCGTCTCCGCGAGCGGGCTGGAGCTGTTCCACATCCTGTTCGGCGTCGCGACCGTCGTCGGCGTCCACCTGTTTCTCACCCGGACGCGCTACGGGCTGTTCGTGCGCGCCGGCGGCGAGGACAGCGAGATGCTGTCGGCGCTCGGTGTCGACGTGAACCGGGTGTTCACCGTCGTGTTCGCGCTCGGGACCGGCATTGCCGGCGCCGCCGGCGTGCTGCTCGCGTGGGACCCATCGTGGGGCGCGTCGGTCCCGCTGGCCGCGGAAACGCTGCTCCCGGCGTTCGTCGTCGTGATCGTCGGCGGGCTGGGAACGTTCCGCGGCACCGTCGTCGCGGCGCTGATCGTCGGCCTGGTCGACTCGTCGATGACGTGGTGGTTCCAGAACTTCGTCGACTTCACCGGCCTGCCGGAGATGGTGGTGTTCCTCGTGCTCGTGATCACGCTGATCGTGAAGCCGCAGGGGCTGTACGGCGTCTCGGAGGTGGGGGGCCATTAG
- a CDS encoding ABC transporter ATP-binding protein yields the protein MLSLSGVETYYGDSHVLEGVDLEVYEGEVVALMGRNGVGKTTTLRSVLQLTPPREGSIRYRGEELVGRETHEVAARGLGWIPENRRMFGQLTVEENVRVAVPDADDADAALDLAFDTFPDLRERRDAKAGDLSGGQQQMLSIARGLVGDNDLLLVDEPSEGLAPLIVEAVAEALTEAASDTTMLLVEQNLPLALDVADRFYVLDHGTVVDEGDTDAVSADGDRLRRYLSA from the coding sequence CTGCTATCGCTATCGGGCGTCGAGACGTACTACGGCGACAGTCACGTGCTCGAGGGCGTCGATCTGGAGGTGTACGAGGGCGAGGTTGTCGCGTTGATGGGGCGCAACGGCGTCGGGAAGACGACGACGCTGCGCTCGGTGTTGCAGCTCACGCCCCCGCGTGAGGGATCGATCCGATACCGCGGCGAGGAGCTCGTGGGCCGCGAGACTCACGAGGTCGCCGCCCGCGGCCTCGGGTGGATCCCCGAGAACAGGCGGATGTTCGGACAGCTCACCGTCGAGGAGAACGTCCGCGTGGCCGTCCCGGACGCCGACGACGCCGACGCGGCGCTGGATCTGGCATTCGACACGTTCCCGGACCTCCGGGAGCGACGCGACGCGAAGGCGGGCGACCTCTCGGGCGGGCAACAGCAGATGCTTTCCATCGCCCGTGGTCTCGTCGGCGACAACGACTTGCTGCTCGTCGACGAGCCAAGCGAGGGGCTGGCGCCGCTCATCGTCGAGGCGGTCGCCGAGGCACTAACCGAGGCGGCCAGCGACACGACGATGCTGCTGGTCGAACAGAACCTCCCGCTCGCGCTCGACGTTGCCGACCGGTTCTACGTGCTCGATCACGGCACCGTCGTCGACGAGGGCGACACCGATGCCGTCAGCGCCGACGGCGACCGACTTCGGAGGTACCTCTCGGCATGA
- a CDS encoding ABC transporter ATP-binding protein → MLRTSGLTKRFGGLTAVDDVDFALGDDELCSLIGPNGAGKTTFFNLLTGVLEPTEGAVEFRTGNDGSVTTGSDEADAADGDAEDADGWRDITGDAPHEIASLGVHRSYQVTNVFPNSSVLENVRVAAQAAGGDGTNFWRNAGQLDRYIEEAYAILDRVDLADRAEEPASALSHGAKRQLEVGIALAGDPDVLLLDEPNAGVSSESVDRVVDLIEDVATDHAVLLVEHNMDIVMEVSDRVVVLNQGAVIADDEPAAVRDDPAVQKAYLGGYEPGSASNGASSDAGDDADTGTNGGEPA, encoded by the coding sequence ATGCTTCGCACGAGTGGTCTCACGAAGCGGTTCGGCGGGCTCACCGCCGTCGACGACGTGGACTTCGCGCTCGGCGACGACGAGCTGTGCTCGCTGATCGGCCCCAACGGCGCCGGCAAGACGACGTTCTTCAACCTCCTGACGGGGGTGCTCGAACCGACCGAGGGCGCCGTCGAATTCCGAACCGGGAACGACGGGAGCGTCACGACCGGCAGCGATGAAGCCGACGCAGCGGACGGTGACGCGGAAGACGCCGACGGCTGGCGCGACATCACCGGCGACGCGCCACACGAGATCGCGTCGCTGGGCGTCCATCGGTCGTATCAGGTGACGAACGTGTTCCCGAACTCGAGCGTGCTGGAGAACGTCCGCGTCGCCGCACAGGCCGCCGGCGGCGACGGCACAAACTTCTGGCGCAACGCCGGGCAGCTCGACCGGTACATCGAGGAGGCGTACGCGATCCTCGACCGCGTCGACCTGGCGGATCGCGCCGAGGAACCCGCCAGCGCGTTGTCGCACGGGGCGAAGCGCCAGCTCGAGGTGGGTATCGCGCTCGCCGGCGACCCGGATGTCCTCCTGCTCGACGAGCCGAACGCGGGCGTCTCCTCCGAGAGCGTCGACCGCGTCGTCGACCTCATCGAGGACGTGGCGACGGATCACGCCGTGCTGCTCGTCGAGCACAACATGGACATCGTGATGGAGGTATCCGACCGCGTCGTCGTGCTCAACCAAGGTGCGGTGATCGCCGACGACGAGCCAGCCGCCGTCAGGGACGATCCCGCCGTCCAGAAGGCGTATCTCGGCGGCTACGAGCCCGGAAGCGCGAGCAACGGCGCATCGTCCGACGCCGGCGACGACGCTGACACGGGAACGAACGGGGGTGAACCGGCGTGA